In one window of Bradyrhizobium diazoefficiens DNA:
- a CDS encoding pyridoxamine 5'-phosphate oxidase family protein, which translates to MSQTESQDSYPTSARNQVKRRHDRGFYDHDTVHRILDSSMLCHVSYAIDGQPYCTPTFFWREGTKLYWHGSSASRMLRNQTKGERVCLTVAHLDSLVLARCGFNHSADYRAVMAFGTAYLVTDASEKERAVIAMVDRFFPDRTATLRASNNQEIKATSFIAMEIEEASAKVRAKGVADDDEDYELPIYAERIPVRTVLGAPEPCPRLLDGVSRPATLNGYFEGRLLEDALRDAYFVAYPNG; encoded by the coding sequence GTGAGCCAGACCGAGAGCCAAGATTCCTATCCGACGTCAGCGCGCAACCAAGTGAAGCGCCGGCACGACCGCGGCTTTTACGATCACGACACGGTTCATCGCATCCTGGATTCCTCGATGCTGTGCCACGTCTCCTATGCGATCGACGGCCAGCCCTATTGCACACCGACCTTCTTCTGGCGCGAGGGGACCAAGCTGTATTGGCACGGCTCGAGCGCGAGCCGCATGCTGCGCAACCAGACCAAGGGGGAGCGGGTCTGCCTGACGGTCGCCCATCTCGACAGCCTCGTGCTGGCGCGTTGCGGCTTCAACCACTCCGCCGATTACCGCGCGGTGATGGCGTTCGGCACCGCCTATCTCGTCACCGACGCGTCCGAGAAAGAGCGCGCGGTCATCGCGATGGTCGACCGCTTCTTCCCGGATCGCACTGCGACCCTGCGGGCGAGCAACAACCAGGAGATCAAGGCGACCTCCTTCATTGCGATGGAGATCGAGGAAGCTTCCGCGAAGGTCCGCGCCAAGGGTGTCGCCGACGACGACGAGGATTACGAATTGCCAATTTACGCCGAGCGCATTCCGGTCCGCACAGTTCTCGGCGCGCCGGAGCCGTGTCCCCGGCTGCTCGACGGCGTGAGCCGGCCGGCGACGCTGAATGGCTATTTCGAGGGCCGACTGCTCGAAGATGCATTGCGGGATGCTTATTTTGTGGCGTACCCGAACGGCTGA
- a CDS encoding ArgE/DapE family deacylase, which produces MNAETQQRILDAVDAGFEAQLATTRDFVAIPSTRGAEGPCQDMIGDLLRARGYEVDDWHINVDDLRDLRGFGPIEHDFSKARTVVGTYRPKTEAGKSLILQGHCDVVPAGPLELWDTPPFSPVIKDGKMFGRGACDMKSGTIGALSALDAIKAAGLKPTARIHFQSVIEEESTGVGALSTLQRGYRADACFIPEPTGGKMVRSQVGVIWFRLRVKGHPTHVAFAGSGSNAIMAAYHLVHALQKLEIEWNERAKADRHFGTINHPINFNPGIIKGGDWASSVPAWCDVDCRIAVLPGWSVADHQKEILACVAAASRNHRFLANNPPEVEWSGFLSEGYELTDSAAPEAAFGKAFNKVYGGAVEDLVFTALTDTRFYGLNYGIPSLCFGASGGEMHGFNEYVDLESLKKTTKAMALFIAEWCGVEKA; this is translated from the coding sequence ATGAATGCCGAAACGCAGCAGAGGATTCTTGACGCCGTCGACGCCGGCTTCGAAGCCCAGCTTGCGACCACCCGCGATTTCGTCGCGATCCCCTCGACCCGCGGGGCGGAGGGGCCGTGCCAGGACATGATCGGCGACCTCCTGCGCGCGCGCGGCTACGAGGTCGACGACTGGCACATCAATGTCGACGATCTCAGGGATTTGCGCGGTTTCGGCCCGATCGAGCATGATTTCTCCAAGGCGCGCACTGTCGTCGGCACCTATCGCCCGAAGACCGAGGCCGGCAAATCGCTCATCCTCCAGGGCCACTGCGACGTCGTGCCTGCGGGGCCGCTCGAATTGTGGGATACGCCGCCGTTCTCGCCGGTCATCAAGGACGGCAAGATGTTCGGCCGCGGCGCCTGCGACATGAAATCCGGCACCATCGGTGCGCTCTCAGCGCTGGATGCGATCAAGGCCGCGGGCCTCAAGCCGACGGCGCGGATTCACTTTCAGTCGGTGATCGAGGAGGAGAGCACCGGCGTCGGTGCGCTTTCGACGCTTCAACGCGGCTACCGCGCGGACGCCTGCTTCATCCCCGAGCCGACCGGCGGCAAGATGGTGCGCTCACAGGTCGGCGTGATCTGGTTTCGCCTGCGCGTGAAGGGCCATCCGACCCACGTCGCTTTTGCGGGCTCCGGCTCCAATGCGATCATGGCGGCGTATCATCTCGTCCATGCCCTGCAGAAGCTCGAGATCGAATGGAACGAGCGGGCGAAAGCCGATCGTCACTTTGGGACGATCAACCATCCCATCAATTTCAACCCGGGCATCATCAAGGGTGGCGATTGGGCCTCCAGCGTGCCGGCCTGGTGCGACGTCGATTGCCGCATTGCCGTGTTGCCCGGCTGGTCTGTGGCCGACCACCAGAAGGAGATATTGGCTTGCGTTGCTGCCGCCTCGCGCAACCATCGCTTCCTCGCCAACAATCCGCCTGAGGTTGAATGGTCCGGCTTTCTGTCGGAAGGCTATGAGCTGACCGATTCCGCCGCGCCGGAAGCCGCTTTCGGCAAGGCCTTCAACAAGGTCTATGGCGGTGCGGTCGAGGACCTCGTCTTCACCGCACTCACCGATACCCGCTTCTATGGCCTCAACTACGGCATCCCCAGCCTCTGCTTCGGCGCCAGCGGCGGCGAGATGCACGGCTTCAACGAATATGTCGATCTGGAGTCGCTGAAGAAGACCACCAAGGCGATGGCGCTGTTCATCGCGGAATGGTGCGGGGTGGAGAAGGCGTAA
- a CDS encoding L,D-transpeptidase family protein — translation MNSVNESRFSAAPVRLWQFAILTAAGAIGTASQAEAAFYYTPDYSDGSYYSRQERHPQVPRQKLEKRGSAAGKNKKETVVEKETGAKPQGPLVIVVSINRQKVTIYDSNGVFAEAPVSTGMKGHSTPMGVFSVIQKHKFHHSNIYSGAPMPYMQRITWSGVAMHAGVLPGYPASHGCIRMPMAFAVKMWNWTKMGARVLVTPGEMTPHSFSHPMLASLRVPPQPAASLEPTTSVGDKADKGAPETKVTDAKPVETRSFETRTASADGVLELRSTVGHTVMSDATTGNAPIREEEASANTAAAEAKPIETAEAPKVASDEKPADKVEAAKSEPTDAPKADASKAEAASEPVKIDAPVTATAPARPTSPEGKKDQTRVADPAPSLKPDLPKRTGQIAVFISRKDSKLYVRQNFAPLFDVPVTIAASDRPLGTHVFTAEVDKTDSNALHWSVVSLPVAVRTAARDDDGHVARRQRNAAVIPVAARPVVTPDSPAEALDRITIPADAMAKINEMLTTGGSIIVSDQGINQGETGEGTDFIVRLY, via the coding sequence ATGAATAGCGTGAACGAGTCCCGTTTTTCGGCCGCGCCGGTACGGCTGTGGCAGTTCGCGATTTTGACGGCCGCGGGTGCGATCGGGACGGCCAGCCAGGCCGAAGCAGCGTTCTATTACACGCCGGATTACTCGGACGGTTCCTACTACTCCCGGCAGGAACGACATCCCCAGGTGCCGCGACAGAAGCTGGAGAAGCGCGGCTCGGCAGCCGGCAAGAACAAGAAAGAGACCGTCGTCGAGAAGGAGACCGGCGCGAAGCCGCAAGGTCCCCTCGTCATCGTCGTCTCGATCAACCGGCAGAAGGTGACGATCTACGACTCCAACGGAGTGTTCGCGGAGGCTCCGGTGTCGACCGGCATGAAGGGCCACTCGACGCCGATGGGCGTGTTCAGCGTCATCCAAAAGCACAAATTCCACCACTCCAACATCTATAGCGGCGCGCCGATGCCGTACATGCAGCGGATCACCTGGTCCGGCGTCGCCATGCATGCCGGCGTGCTACCGGGCTATCCGGCGTCGCATGGCTGCATCCGCATGCCTATGGCGTTCGCGGTGAAGATGTGGAACTGGACCAAGATGGGCGCGCGCGTTCTCGTCACGCCCGGAGAGATGACGCCGCACAGCTTCTCCCATCCGATGCTCGCCTCGCTGCGCGTGCCGCCGCAGCCCGCGGCAAGCCTCGAGCCGACGACGAGCGTCGGCGACAAGGCGGACAAGGGCGCGCCCGAGACCAAGGTTACGGACGCCAAGCCGGTCGAAACCAGATCTTTTGAAACCAGAACCGCCAGTGCCGACGGCGTGCTCGAGCTGCGCTCCACGGTCGGCCACACCGTGATGTCGGATGCGACCACGGGCAATGCGCCGATCCGCGAGGAGGAGGCTTCCGCCAACACGGCTGCGGCTGAAGCGAAGCCTATTGAGACTGCGGAAGCTCCCAAGGTCGCTTCGGACGAAAAGCCGGCCGACAAGGTCGAGGCCGCAAAATCCGAGCCCACCGATGCTCCGAAGGCCGACGCCTCGAAGGCGGAAGCCGCTTCCGAGCCGGTCAAGATTGACGCACCGGTGACGGCAACGGCGCCCGCGCGACCCACTTCGCCGGAGGGGAAGAAGGACCAGACCCGCGTCGCCGATCCCGCGCCGTCGCTAAAGCCGGACCTGCCGAAGCGGACTGGCCAGATTGCGGTGTTCATCAGCCGCAAGGATTCCAAGCTCTATGTGCGGCAGAACTTTGCGCCGCTATTCGATGTACCCGTGACGATTGCGGCAAGCGACCGGCCGCTCGGCACCCATGTCTTCACTGCCGAAGTCGACAAGACCGATTCCAACGCGCTGCATTGGTCGGTGGTGTCGCTGCCCGTCGCCGTCCGCACCGCCGCGCGCGATGACGACGGTCACGTGGCGCGCCGTCAGCGCAACGCCGCCGTGATCCCCGTTGCCGCAAGGCCGGTCGTGACGCCGGACAGCCCGGCCGAAGCCCTGGATCGCATCACAATACCTGCCGACGCCATGGCGAAGATCAACGAGATGCTCACCACCGGCGGCTCGATCATCGTCTCCGACCAGGGCATCAACCAGGGTGAGACCGGCGAAGGTACCGACTTCATCGTCCGTCTGTACTGA
- a CDS encoding DUF6719 family protein, with amino-acid sequence MSLRHAVCLSLLISAALATTSNAATVGREQDIVDLKLGQRVMVDDGTCPAGQVKEVRGSKMSDKGVVRVSSCVARYGPKSK; translated from the coding sequence ATGTCACTCCGCCACGCCGTCTGTCTTTCGCTCCTGATCTCCGCCGCGCTCGCGACGACGTCCAACGCAGCCACAGTCGGCCGCGAGCAGGACATCGTAGATCTCAAGCTGGGTCAGCGCGTGATGGTGGATGACGGAACCTGCCCGGCCGGGCAGGTCAAAGAAGTTCGCGGTTCGAAGATGAGCGACAAGGGGGTCGTGCGAGTCAGCTCCTGCGTGGCGCGGTACGGCCCGAAATCGAAGTAG
- a CDS encoding glutathione peroxidase produces MLNRRTMLVAALAATASSATRALAEGGMSRIPAYAFSFPALSGDDIRLASFTGKPLLVVNTASLCGYTPQYAGLQELWNEFRERGLTVIGVPSNDFGGQEPGGTSEISETAHHQYGVTFPIAAKAVVVGPKAHPFYKWAAEARPRDVPKWNFHKYLIGRDGYIAEVFASAIEPADTRIKTAVAKALADS; encoded by the coding sequence ATGCTGAACCGCAGGACCATGCTCGTGGCCGCGCTTGCTGCGACGGCATCATCGGCAACGCGCGCACTGGCCGAGGGCGGAATGAGCCGGATCCCGGCTTACGCCTTCTCTTTTCCCGCTCTGTCCGGTGACGACATTCGCTTGGCGAGCTTCACCGGCAAGCCGTTACTGGTCGTGAACACGGCTTCGCTGTGCGGCTACACCCCGCAATATGCCGGGCTGCAGGAGCTCTGGAACGAGTTTCGCGAGCGCGGCCTCACCGTGATCGGCGTGCCCTCCAACGATTTCGGCGGCCAGGAGCCCGGCGGCACCAGCGAGATCTCGGAAACCGCGCATCACCAATACGGCGTTACCTTCCCGATCGCCGCCAAGGCCGTCGTCGTCGGGCCGAAGGCGCATCCCTTCTACAAATGGGCCGCCGAGGCGCGGCCGAGGGATGTTCCGAAGTGGAACTTCCACAAATATCTGATCGGCCGCGACGGCTATATCGCCGAGGTATTTGCATCTGCCATCGAGCCTGCCGACACCCGGATCAAGACTGCGGTGGCCAAGGCGCTGGCTGACAGTTAA
- a CDS encoding CreA family protein → MSSRFHDPSSIRLKGLALFLLLLVVPVASASAADEPDLIFRRSTVFKWMSPNDKLATYGLDDPEVEGVACHFTVPEKGGFKGWLGLAEEVSDVSLACRQIGPIKFKDKMEQGDDMFRKRRSLFFKKMQIVRGCDAKRNVLVYMVYSDKLIEGSPKNSTSSVPIMPWGPADATVQRCGDFFTQ, encoded by the coding sequence ATGTCATCTCGTTTCCACGATCCTTCCAGCATCCGCTTGAAAGGCCTCGCTTTATTCCTGTTGTTGCTGGTCGTCCCGGTGGCATCCGCGTCTGCCGCCGACGAGCCGGATCTGATCTTCCGCCGCTCCACCGTGTTCAAATGGATGAGCCCGAATGACAAGCTCGCGACCTATGGCCTCGACGATCCCGAGGTCGAGGGCGTGGCCTGTCATTTCACGGTGCCGGAGAAGGGCGGCTTCAAGGGCTGGCTGGGACTTGCCGAGGAGGTTTCGGACGTCTCGCTCGCCTGCCGCCAGATCGGTCCGATCAAGTTCAAGGACAAGATGGAGCAGGGCGACGACATGTTCCGCAAGCGCCGCTCGCTCTTCTTCAAGAAGATGCAGATCGTGCGCGGCTGCGACGCCAAGCGCAACGTGCTGGTCTACATGGTTTATTCGGACAAGCTGATCGAGGGATCACCGAAGAATTCGACCTCGTCGGTGCCGATCATGCCGTGGGGCCCGGCCGACGCGACCGTCCAGAGGTGCGGCGACTTCTTCACTCAGTGA
- a CDS encoding polysaccharide deacetylase family protein — MHVAAGLILASAISVALTGAAWSQTPAAKPVAATQAAPAVAPAVAPAAAPAPQAAVVNPPPPQQAPQPARAACNNPNALGVARTVEIDTTGGPGFGFEHFKELDFLRDHEVVLTFDDGPWPHNTQAVLKALADQCTTGIFFPIGLHSTYEPEILKQVYAAGHTVGAHTWSHANLNNKKLTEQQKKDEIEKGFSAVKWALGGISPSPFFRFPALQHPPEMVTYLGNRNIAIFSCDLDSFDFKASKPEKVIDTVMKKLDKLGKGIILMHDFQKHTAEALPELLNRLKAGGFKVVAMRAKTPVSTLPEYDQELLKDVKLPTVSTRPVNSVVTTVSE, encoded by the coding sequence ATGCATGTGGCGGCAGGACTGATTTTGGCAAGCGCGATCTCTGTTGCGCTGACAGGTGCGGCATGGTCGCAGACTCCGGCTGCGAAACCGGTAGCCGCAACGCAAGCGGCACCGGCCGTTGCGCCCGCTGTGGCTCCGGCCGCAGCCCCCGCGCCGCAAGCCGCCGTCGTCAATCCGCCCCCGCCGCAACAGGCTCCGCAGCCGGCACGCGCCGCCTGCAACAATCCGAATGCACTGGGCGTTGCCCGCACTGTCGAGATCGACACCACCGGCGGTCCCGGCTTCGGCTTCGAACACTTCAAGGAGCTCGACTTCCTGCGCGACCACGAGGTGGTGCTGACCTTCGACGACGGCCCTTGGCCGCACAACACGCAGGCGGTGCTGAAGGCGCTCGCCGACCAGTGCACCACCGGCATCTTCTTTCCGATCGGCTTGCACTCAACCTATGAGCCGGAGATCCTGAAGCAGGTCTACGCGGCCGGCCACACCGTTGGCGCGCACACCTGGTCGCACGCCAATCTCAACAACAAGAAGCTCACCGAGCAGCAGAAGAAAGACGAAATCGAGAAGGGTTTTTCGGCGGTGAAATGGGCGCTCGGCGGGATCTCGCCCTCGCCGTTCTTCCGCTTCCCGGCGCTGCAGCATCCGCCGGAGATGGTCACCTATCTCGGCAATCGCAACATCGCGATCTTCTCTTGCGACCTCGACTCCTTCGACTTCAAGGCCTCCAAGCCCGAGAAGGTGATCGACACCGTCATGAAGAAGCTCGACAAGCTCGGCAAGGGCATCATCCTGATGCACGATTTCCAGAAGCACACGGCCGAAGCCCTGCCCGAGCTGTTGAACCGCCTCAAGGCAGGCGGGTTCAAGGTGGTGGCGATGCGCGCGAAGACCCCAGTCTCGACGCTGCCCGAATACGACCAGGAGCTGCTCAAGGACGTCAAGCTGCCGACGGTGAGCACACGACCGGTCAACAGCGTCGTGACGACGGTCTCCGAATAG
- a CDS encoding PLP-dependent aminotransferase family protein yields MQKIPTNSPSSAKAELPLDLTGPHITAGASSAHRLFQALCEMIVSGLVKPGEPLPPSRTLAKQTGFRRNAVVTAYERLIADGFAEATVGSGTFVAARIPARAAVSRKPKVIVESPQQGALSLGCTHIDERAVQRFRAFVGRRMRAFGAEHLHYGDPRGSRELRVAIADHLLSARGLRCDPDQIMLTSGTLHTLRIVLGTILKANDQVWCEDPGYPIARRTIAQCGYRTVPIPVDAHGLHVVKGRTAAPAARAAYVTPSHQFPLGVQMSMPRRLELLDWARQADAFVFEDDYDSEFRYDGAPLMSLAGIDHLERVIYMGTFAKTLFPGLRIGYCALPERLIGDVTAARAALDRFPGTLMEGAVADMLNSGAFAANLKRVRKLYREARDALAETLEAASNGALSVPVPSQGLHLVARFDPSVAPAVAAEAKQAAGTEGWLLADTYARVRPLPGFVLGFSGHAVPRLVTSAERLAREARAALGTKGKSARRA; encoded by the coding sequence ATGCAAAAAATTCCGACCAATTCTCCCTCCTCGGCCAAGGCCGAGCTGCCACTCGATCTCACTGGCCCGCACATCACCGCCGGGGCGTCCTCGGCGCACCGGCTCTTCCAGGCGCTATGCGAGATGATCGTCTCTGGCCTCGTAAAACCCGGGGAGCCGCTGCCGCCGTCGCGCACGCTGGCGAAGCAGACCGGCTTTCGCCGCAACGCCGTGGTCACAGCCTATGAGCGCCTGATCGCTGACGGGTTTGCGGAAGCGACCGTCGGCTCCGGCACCTTCGTCGCCGCACGAATTCCCGCGCGCGCTGCCGTGTCCAGGAAGCCGAAAGTGATTGTCGAATCGCCGCAGCAAGGCGCGCTTTCGCTCGGCTGTACCCATATCGACGAGCGCGCGGTGCAGCGTTTTCGCGCTTTCGTCGGCAGGCGCATGCGCGCTTTCGGCGCCGAGCATCTACACTACGGCGACCCGCGCGGCAGCCGCGAATTGCGCGTCGCGATCGCCGACCATCTGTTGTCGGCGCGGGGGCTGCGCTGCGACCCGGACCAGATCATGCTGACGTCAGGCACGCTGCACACGCTGCGCATCGTGCTCGGCACGATCCTGAAGGCCAACGATCAGGTCTGGTGCGAGGACCCCGGCTATCCCATTGCACGGAGGACCATCGCGCAATGCGGCTATCGCACTGTCCCCATTCCCGTCGACGCGCACGGCCTGCACGTCGTCAAGGGCCGCACCGCCGCGCCGGCAGCGCGCGCGGCTTACGTGACGCCGTCGCATCAATTTCCGCTGGGCGTCCAGATGTCGATGCCGCGACGGCTCGAGCTGCTCGACTGGGCCAGGCAGGCCGACGCCTTCGTGTTCGAGGACGATTACGACAGCGAGTTCCGCTATGACGGTGCGCCATTGATGTCGCTCGCCGGCATCGACCACCTCGAGCGCGTGATCTATATGGGCACGTTTGCCAAGACGCTGTTTCCGGGCCTTCGCATCGGCTATTGCGCCCTGCCCGAGCGCCTGATCGGTGACGTCACAGCCGCGCGCGCCGCGCTCGACCGTTTTCCCGGGACGCTGATGGAGGGCGCGGTCGCCGACATGCTCAATTCCGGTGCGTTCGCCGCGAACCTGAAGCGCGTGCGAAAACTCTATCGTGAGGCGCGAGATGCGCTGGCCGAAACTCTTGAAGCGGCATCGAATGGCGCGCTGTCAGTCCCGGTGCCGTCGCAGGGCCTGCATCTGGTCGCAAGGTTCGATCCGTCGGTGGCCCCCGCGGTTGCAGCCGAAGCGAAACAGGCGGCGGGCACGGAAGGCTGGCTGCTGGCCGACACCTATGCGCGGGTGCGGCCCCTGCCCGGCTTCGTGCTGGGGTTTTCCGGGCACGCGGTTCCGCGCCTCGTCACCTCCGCCGAGCGGCTCGCGCGTGAAGCGCGCGCAGCCTTGGGCACCAAGGGCAAATCAGCCCGGCGGGCCTGA
- a CDS encoding DoxX family protein, translating into MPAFVTFGRILFAVLFIYTGATKLIAIQATADFIAGKLVVPDVIAPYAKQIETATAMTTPQLLAIAVGGLEIIAGVMIALNFGARFFAMLMIVYIAVSTFLFYDFWNQAAPDNAKMVVDALKNLSVIGALFMIMGYGRATRSAETAYGDV; encoded by the coding sequence ATGCCAGCGTTCGTGACTTTCGGGCGGATTCTGTTCGCCGTGCTGTTCATCTACACGGGCGCCACCAAGCTCATTGCCATTCAGGCGACGGCCGACTTCATCGCCGGCAAGCTCGTGGTGCCCGACGTGATCGCGCCTTACGCCAAGCAGATCGAGACGGCGACCGCGATGACCACGCCGCAGCTTTTGGCGATCGCGGTCGGCGGGCTCGAGATCATCGCGGGAGTGATGATCGCGCTGAACTTCGGCGCACGCTTCTTCGCGATGCTGATGATCGTCTACATCGCGGTCTCGACCTTCCTGTTCTACGATTTCTGGAATCAGGCGGCGCCCGACAACGCCAAGATGGTGGTCGACGCGCTGAAGAATCTCTCCGTCATCGGCGCGCTGTTCATGATCATGGGCTATGGCCGCGCCACGCGCTCGGCCGAGACGGCCTACGGCGACGTGTAG
- a CDS encoding dihydrofolate reductase, whose product MSFRFEGYVIVSADGMLADAARVMPEVLKFEGDKLFFEQALDRAALIVHGRHSHEQQPKSPKRKRLILTHKIKTLTVDPEMPNATLWNPDHASFEEACAFADVSSGTVAIIGGPVVFDLFMDRYDTFWLSEAPHVRLPGGEGCFVGVPARTPHEVLASHGMTPGAPYLLDAAHEVTVTPWRRG is encoded by the coding sequence TTGTCTTTCCGGTTCGAAGGCTACGTCATCGTCTCCGCGGACGGCATGCTGGCCGATGCGGCACGCGTCATGCCCGAGGTGCTGAAGTTCGAGGGCGACAAGCTGTTCTTCGAGCAGGCGCTCGATCGCGCCGCGCTGATCGTGCACGGCCGCCACTCGCACGAGCAGCAGCCGAAGTCGCCCAAGCGGAAGCGGCTGATCCTGACCCACAAGATCAAGACCCTCACCGTCGATCCGGAGATGCCGAACGCGACGCTATGGAATCCGGATCATGCGAGTTTCGAGGAAGCCTGTGCCTTCGCCGATGTTTCATCCGGCACGGTCGCGATCATCGGCGGCCCCGTCGTGTTCGACCTGTTCATGGACCGCTACGACACCTTCTGGCTCTCGGAAGCGCCGCATGTCCGCCTGCCCGGCGGCGAAGGCTGCTTTGTGGGCGTGCCCGCGCGGACGCCGCATGAGGTGCTGGCGTCACACGGGATGACGCCGGGCGCCCCCTATCTACTCGACGCGGCGCATGAGGTGACGGTCACGCCATGGCGGCGGGGCTAG